The following proteins are encoded in a genomic region of Methanoculleus bourgensis MS2:
- a CDS encoding metallophosphoesterase codes for MRIGILSDTHDYLEMVDAAVGQLNRERVDLVLHAGDYISPFVIPRLANLRSPLIGVLGNNDGDHHLLAARFAEHDHLSLRGAFAAVTMGGMTIALLHGDDRELLQALIGRKAFDVVVHGHTHQVGVRKLGGTLVVNPGETCGYLTGRPTIAVLDTVARDVELLSL; via the coding sequence ATGCGCATCGGGATACTCTCCGACACACATGACTACCTTGAGATGGTGGATGCGGCCGTAGGGCAGCTGAACAGGGAACGGGTGGACCTGGTACTCCATGCCGGGGACTACATCTCACCGTTCGTCATCCCCCGGCTGGCGAACCTGAGGTCCCCCCTGATCGGTGTTCTCGGGAACAACGACGGCGACCATCACCTCCTGGCGGCGCGGTTTGCCGAGCATGACCACCTCAGCCTGCGAGGTGCTTTTGCCGCCGTCACCATGGGCGGCATGACAATAGCCCTCCTCCACGGTGATGACCGTGAACTTCTGCAGGCGCTCATCGGACGCAAGGCATTCGATGTCGTGGTCCACGGTCATACTCACCAGGTGGGGGTCAGGAAACTCGGGGGAACACTGGTTGTCAACCCCGGGGAGACCTGTGGTTACCTGACCGGCCGGCCGACCATCGCCGTGCTGGATACGGTGGCCAGGGATGTGGAACTGCTCTCCCTCTGA
- a CDS encoding pyridoxamine 5'-phosphate oxidase family protein, translating to MEIVKIPNMDKAEYDQLIEEGFISRIAFQGNKYPYIAPFIYVFDGKFLYFLATKYGRKNALFRQHPYVSVEIEKYSSDLSCYTFVTMQGYLVQLEDAIEKKIIREKFVDMIKRHNLSKNILAALGHKPEEPIEAIASEERSNIWKLTGVTDIVALKNL from the coding sequence ATGGAGATCGTGAAGATCCCGAACATGGATAAAGCAGAGTATGACCAGCTCATCGAAGAGGGGTTCATCAGCCGTATCGCATTTCAGGGGAATAAATACCCATACATCGCCCCGTTTATCTATGTCTTCGATGGGAAGTTTCTCTACTTCCTGGCGACCAAGTACGGCAGGAAGAACGCGCTCTTCCGGCAGCACCCGTATGTCTCCGTAGAGATCGAGAAGTATTCGAGCGACCTTTCCTGTTATACCTTCGTGACAATGCAGGGTTACCTGGTGCAGCTTGAGGACGCGATCGAGAAGAAGATCATCAGGGAGAAGTTCGTGGATATGATCAAGAGGCACAACCTCTCAAAGAACATCCTTGCCGCGCTCGGTCACAAGCCCGAAGAACCGATCGAGGCGATAGCATCAGAGGAGCGTTCAAATATCTGGAAACTCACCGGCGTGACCGACATCGTCGCCTTAAAGAACTTATAA
- the rpiA gene encoding ribose-5-phosphate isomerase RpiA — translation MDKAQQAASKRNAGYHAAEMIKDGMVIGLGTGSTVFFAMERLGERIAEDGLSITGVPTSYQAAIRARRYGIPLSSLDEHPKLDTAIDGADQADPDLRLIKGRGAALLREKCVCDAAREVLIVVDPTKMVETLNAPVPVEVLPFASAPVSRRLAALGASPVLREGVKKDGPVVTDNGNFILDCDFGAIMDPESLETAIAAIPGALECGLFTAYREKITVIVGEEKGCRVVSLH, via the coding sequence ATGGATAAAGCGCAGCAGGCAGCGTCAAAGCGGAACGCGGGCTACCACGCGGCTGAAATGATCAAGGACGGAATGGTTATCGGCCTCGGTACCGGTTCGACCGTCTTCTTCGCGATGGAGCGGCTGGGTGAGCGGATCGCCGAAGATGGCCTATCTATCACCGGCGTCCCGACATCCTACCAGGCGGCCATCCGGGCACGCCGGTACGGCATCCCGCTCTCCAGCCTTGATGAGCATCCCAAACTCGATACAGCCATCGACGGAGCAGACCAGGCCGACCCGGATCTCCGCCTGATCAAAGGGCGAGGGGCAGCCCTCCTCCGTGAGAAGTGCGTCTGCGACGCTGCCCGGGAGGTGCTCATCGTCGTCGACCCGACGAAGATGGTAGAGACCTTAAACGCCCCTGTGCCGGTGGAGGTGCTCCCATTTGCCTCGGCGCCCGTCTCCCGGCGCCTCGCCGCACTCGGTGCCAGCCCAGTCCTCAGGGAGGGGGTGAAGAAAGACGGCCCGGTCGTCACCGACAACGGCAACTTCATTCTTGACTGTGACTTTGGAGCGATTATGGATCCTGAAAGCCTGGAAACAGCGATAGCTGCCATCCCCGGCGCGCTGGAATGCGGTCTATTTACCGCCTATAGAGAAAAGATAACGGTTATTGTTGGTGAGGAAAAGGGTTGTCGCGTCGTATCACTGCATTGA
- the surE gene encoding 5'/3'-nucleotidase SurE: MKPKIMLTNDDGITSAGLWAAYEALEPIADVTVVAPATQQSAVGRSISIFEPIRATRVTMNGVPAYSVGGKPTDAVIIGLFALRLNPDLVVSGINIGENLSYESIMTSGTVGAALEASNQGVPSLAFSLQVEDQGDKFDDPSGVTDRFSDAKRVVREICEKILANGFPENAHVINVNIPTPVRGGYEITRLAEKLFYTGVEERFDPRGRPYYWIDGPLHEDAEEGTDVHAVQKGNVSITPITLDCTAFRAKDDLRGIFDGMAI; the protein is encoded by the coding sequence ATGAAGCCGAAGATAATGCTCACCAACGATGATGGAATCACGTCCGCGGGACTCTGGGCGGCTTACGAGGCGCTTGAACCGATCGCCGACGTCACCGTGGTCGCGCCGGCCACCCAGCAGAGCGCGGTCGGGAGATCGATCTCCATCTTTGAGCCGATTCGTGCAACCCGGGTGACAATGAACGGGGTGCCGGCATACTCGGTCGGCGGGAAACCGACAGATGCCGTGATCATCGGGCTGTTTGCACTCCGCCTGAACCCGGACCTCGTGGTCAGCGGCATCAATATCGGCGAGAACCTCTCGTATGAGTCCATCATGACCTCAGGCACTGTCGGGGCCGCGCTCGAGGCGTCCAACCAGGGGGTGCCGTCCCTCGCCTTCTCGCTGCAGGTTGAGGACCAGGGTGACAAGTTCGATGACCCGTCAGGGGTCACAGACCGATTTTCTGACGCGAAACGGGTGGTCCGGGAGATCTGCGAGAAGATCCTCGCGAACGGGTTCCCGGAGAATGCTCACGTCATCAACGTAAACATCCCGACACCGGTGCGCGGCGGCTATGAGATCACCCGCCTTGCCGAGAAACTCTTCTACACCGGCGTTGAGGAACGCTTCGACCCCCGCGGGCGCCCTTACTACTGGATCGACGGGCCCTTGCACGAGGATGCGGAAGAGGGGACCGATGTGCACGCGGTGCAGAAAGGCAATGTTTCGATCACGCCGATCACGCTCGACTGCACGGCGTTCCGCGCCAAGGATGACCTCAGGGGTATCTTCGACGGCATGGCCATCTGA
- a CDS encoding ATP-grasp domain-containing protein, whose translation MKAFLAEYSVCNDPELAPEGAAMLAAISGSFARCGYDVVTPEGPDFEGEIRRLAPGCDVGLVIAPDHLIFRYTHLLEQFTHNIGCGSMNAAVCANKQRTAAILARHEIAVPPDAGEGRRVVKPVMGCGAQGVRLTDKEPGAGEFAQAYLEGETLSVSLVGSRVTGNVCEYYSGNPPLLLAINRQEIAVDGDGNFRYLGGETPVHPDREEEIVSTAIRAMNVLGCQGYAGIDIIAGDRIYVVDVNPRPTTSLVGIAEVMEEEIADILVAASHGEAPAEVHLSGGVRFDKDGRIARV comes from the coding sequence ATGAAGGCTTTTCTCGCCGAATACTCCGTATGCAATGATCCCGAACTTGCACCTGAGGGTGCCGCCATGCTCGCCGCGATCAGCGGGAGTTTTGCCCGGTGCGGCTACGATGTCGTAACGCCGGAGGGGCCCGATTTTGAGGGCGAGATCCGGAGGCTTGCGCCTGGGTGCGACGTGGGACTGGTTATTGCGCCGGACCATCTCATCTTCCGGTATACGCATCTCCTTGAGCAGTTCACCCACAACATCGGGTGCGGGAGCATGAATGCAGCCGTCTGCGCAAACAAACAGCGGACAGCAGCGATCCTCGCCCGGCACGAGATAGCGGTACCTCCCGACGCCGGAGAGGGAAGACGGGTCGTCAAACCGGTCATGGGCTGCGGCGCACAGGGAGTCAGGCTGACTGATAAGGAGCCGGGCGCCGGCGAGTTCGCCCAGGCCTACCTGGAGGGGGAGACGCTGAGCGTGAGTCTCGTGGGGAGCCGGGTGACCGGCAACGTCTGCGAGTACTATTCGGGCAACCCACCGCTTCTGCTCGCTATCAACCGGCAGGAGATCGCCGTCGACGGAGACGGGAATTTCCGGTATCTTGGGGGCGAGACGCCCGTCCACCCTGACCGTGAGGAGGAGATCGTCTCCACCGCCATCCGCGCGATGAACGTCCTCGGGTGCCAGGGATATGCCGGGATCGACATCATCGCCGGCGACCGCATCTACGTGGTGGACGTCAACCCGAGACCCACGACCAGCCTGGTCGGGATTGCGGAGGTCATGGAGGAGGAGATCGCAGATATCCTGGTAGCAGCGTCGCACGGCGAAGCGCCGGCAGAGGTACACCTCTCAGGGGGGGTCCGGTTTGATAAAGACGGGAGGATCGCCCGGGTATGA
- a CDS encoding hydantoinase/oxoprolinase family protein: protein MIGIDIGGANLKVVDDAGVHIHYCPLWQGAPLADLLEPYAGPAAVVMSGELADCFASKIEGIRWIVDAVHTVIPGAAFYGTDAAFHTRPVPDLAAANWLASADYLREEYADAVLLDVGSTTADVIPLNRFESLKGLTDTRRLQKHYLVYTGMLRTNVATLLSSVTLDGTVTPVSTEYFAASADAHLVLGHITPEDYTCPAPDNGEKTPDAALRRLARVVCADIDEIGKDGALQIARQFWQTQRTLITRAVGRALFQSDADRVITAGIGADLFARELDGVTLNRELGVFSDALPAYAVREVALRVAGD, encoded by the coding sequence ATGATCGGCATCGATATCGGCGGTGCGAACCTCAAGGTTGTCGACGACGCCGGTGTGCATATCCACTACTGCCCGCTCTGGCAGGGCGCGCCGCTCGCCGATCTTCTCGAACCCTATGCGGGACCTGCCGCCGTGGTGATGAGCGGAGAACTGGCAGACTGCTTTGCGAGCAAGATAGAAGGGATCCGGTGGATTGTCGATGCTGTTCATACGGTCATCCCCGGCGCTGCGTTCTACGGCACCGATGCGGCGTTCCACACCCGGCCGGTCCCGGACCTTGCCGCGGCAAACTGGCTGGCATCAGCCGATTACCTGCGGGAAGAGTACGCTGATGCGGTTCTCCTCGATGTCGGGAGCACCACCGCCGATGTTATCCCCCTCAACCGCTTTGAGAGCCTCAAAGGGCTGACTGATACCAGGCGGTTGCAGAAGCACTACCTTGTCTACACCGGCATGCTCAGGACGAACGTCGCGACGCTTCTTTCGTCGGTCACGCTGGACGGGACGGTGACCCCGGTGAGCACCGAGTACTTCGCTGCAAGTGCCGACGCGCACCTCGTACTCGGCCACATCACCCCGGAGGATTACACCTGCCCTGCCCCGGATAACGGCGAAAAAACTCCTGATGCGGCGCTCCGGAGGCTTGCCAGGGTTGTCTGTGCTGATATCGATGAGATAGGAAAAGACGGAGCCCTCCAGATCGCCCGGCAGTTCTGGCAGACCCAGCGGACGCTGATCACCCGCGCGGTGGGGCGCGCACTCTTCCAGAGCGATGCCGACCGGGTTATCACGGCAGGGATAGGAGCGGACCTCTTTGCCCGGGAACTGGATGGCGTGACGTTGAACCGGGAGCTCGGGGTGTTCTCGGATGCACTGCCCGCGTATGCGGTCCGGGAGGTGGCGCTACGAGTCGCTGGAGATTGA
- the fdhF gene encoding formate dehydrogenase subunit alpha produces the protein MTLKYVATTCPYCGSGCSFNLVVQDGKVVGTAPYRRSPVNEGKVCPKGTYAHEFVNSPDRLTKPLIKKDGKFVEATWDEAYDLIAQKFKSYKPDEFAALASARVSNEENYLLMKFARGVMKSRHIDHCARLCHASTVAGLAASFGSGAMTNSIPDIAESKCIFVLGSNTFEQHPLIGRKIVQAKLNGAKIIYADPRYTATARQADLYMQFVSGADVAILNGMMQEIIKNGWEDKEFIEKRTKDYEKLKEVVMKEDYNLENVSKISGIPVEQLKTAAEWFGTTKPGAILYSMGITQHTVGVDNVRSVANIQMLTGNLGKPGAGVNALRGQNNVQGACDMGALPVVFTGYQKVTDPATHKKFADAWGFPDGICEPKNGYEVTVMMDVLTDNPGELKCMYIMGENPMLSDPDLNHVRHALESLEFLVVQDIFLTETAEMADVVLPAACYAERGGTQTSTERRVQMWRKAQDPPGEAKEDWQIISELAAKMGYAKQFPYQDIEEIFNEVAALTPSYHGMNYERLERPEALHWPCPTTEHPGTPILHREKFSHPDGLGVFAPIEWKPPAEVPDAEYPFVLTTGRVLWHWHTGSMTRRSETLHSEVPTGWIEINPEDAKALGIKNKEIVRATSRRGTVNVPAKVTPDIMKGVMFMPFHFAECAANILTHNALDPIAKIPEFKACSVKVEKITEA, from the coding sequence ATGACGTTGAAGTATGTGGCCACAACATGTCCTTACTGTGGATCCGGCTGCAGTTTCAACCTTGTCGTACAGGACGGCAAAGTGGTTGGAACAGCGCCGTATCGTCGCTCACCCGTTAACGAGGGGAAGGTATGCCCCAAGGGTACCTATGCTCATGAGTTCGTGAACAGCCCGGATCGTCTCACCAAGCCGCTGATCAAGAAAGACGGCAAGTTCGTTGAGGCGACCTGGGATGAGGCCTACGACCTGATCGCTCAAAAGTTCAAGTCATACAAGCCCGACGAGTTCGCGGCGCTTGCATCGGCCAGGGTCTCGAACGAAGAGAACTACCTGCTGATGAAGTTCGCCCGCGGCGTTATGAAATCCCGGCACATCGACCACTGCGCCCGGCTCTGCCACGCATCCACCGTCGCTGGCCTTGCCGCATCGTTCGGGTCCGGTGCGATGACCAACTCCATTCCTGACATCGCCGAGTCCAAGTGCATCTTCGTCCTCGGGAGCAACACCTTCGAGCAGCACCCGCTGATCGGCCGCAAGATCGTCCAGGCGAAGCTGAACGGCGCGAAGATTATCTATGCCGACCCGCGCTACACCGCGACTGCCCGCCAGGCCGACCTCTATATGCAGTTCGTCTCCGGCGCTGACGTCGCCATCCTCAACGGCATGATGCAGGAGATCATCAAGAACGGCTGGGAGGACAAGGAGTTTATCGAAAAGAGGACGAAGGACTACGAGAAACTCAAGGAAGTCGTCATGAAGGAGGACTACAACCTTGAGAACGTCTCGAAGATCTCCGGCATCCCGGTCGAGCAGCTCAAGACCGCTGCAGAGTGGTTCGGCACGACCAAGCCCGGCGCCATCCTCTACTCGATGGGAATCACCCAGCACACCGTGGGTGTGGACAACGTTCGGTCGGTCGCTAACATCCAGATGCTGACCGGGAACTTGGGCAAGCCCGGCGCCGGCGTGAACGCTCTCCGTGGCCAGAACAACGTGCAGGGTGCCTGTGATATGGGAGCCCTCCCGGTTGTCTTCACCGGTTACCAGAAGGTCACCGACCCGGCTACCCACAAGAAGTTCGCCGACGCCTGGGGCTTCCCCGACGGCATCTGCGAGCCGAAGAACGGCTACGAGGTCACCGTCATGATGGACGTCCTGACCGACAACCCCGGCGAACTCAAGTGCATGTACATCATGGGTGAGAACCCGATGCTCTCCGACCCGGACCTCAACCACGTCCGGCACGCCCTCGAGAGCCTGGAGTTCCTGGTGGTTCAGGATATCTTCCTGACTGAGACCGCTGAGATGGCCGACGTCGTCCTGCCTGCCGCCTGCTATGCGGAACGGGGCGGCACCCAGACCAGCACCGAGCGGCGTGTTCAGATGTGGCGCAAAGCTCAGGACCCGCCAGGTGAAGCGAAGGAAGACTGGCAGATCATCAGTGAACTCGCCGCAAAGATGGGCTACGCGAAACAGTTCCCCTACCAGGACATCGAGGAGATCTTCAACGAGGTCGCTGCGCTCACCCCGTCCTACCACGGCATGAACTACGAGCGGCTCGAGCGACCTGAAGCGCTCCACTGGCCCTGCCCGACCACAGAGCACCCCGGCACCCCGATTCTCCACCGGGAGAAGTTCTCTCACCCCGACGGCCTCGGTGTCTTTGCCCCGATCGAGTGGAAACCACCGGCGGAGGTGCCCGATGCCGAGTACCCGTTCGTGCTGACGACCGGGCGTGTCCTCTGGCACTGGCACACCGGCAGCATGACCCGCCGGTCCGAGACGCTCCACTCAGAGGTCCCCACCGGCTGGATCGAGATCAACCCCGAGGACGCAAAGGCGCTCGGTATTAAGAACAAGGAGATCGTCCGTGCGACCTCCCGGCGTGGCACGGTGAACGTCCCCGCGAAGGTGACCCCCGACATCATGAAGGGTGTCATGTTCATGCCGTTCCACTTCGCCGAGTGCGCGGCAAATATACTGACTCACAACGCACTCGACCCGATCGCGAAGATCCCGGAGTTCAAGGCCTGTTCTGTGAAAGTTGAGAAGATTACGGAGGCCTGA
- a CDS encoding Coenzyme F420 hydrogenase/dehydrogenase, beta subunit C-terminal domain: protein MAAKGDMFYVWAADADVLKKGECGGAITALQQYALKSGMVDAVLAVRKGQDIYDAVPVFITNPDEVAETAGSLHCGTLLLSKLVKQYLDSNKTARLGVTVKGCDTMGLIELAKRNAVDMDRLLLLGVNCGGSVSPVLARKMIAEKFEVDPDVVHKEEIDKGQFIIEYEGGHKGISIDDLEDWGYGRRSNCRRCLYKVPRQADLACGNWGVIGDKAGKATFVEVCSEKGANLLDAAAKAGAVATGPANPKGIEIRGKVENAMLKLGNKWRKKNFEALASDLWGTIASETGRCIKCYSCIENCPVCFPVAEGLRGDSRMVTSGEVPPNPMFHLRRFAHISDSCINCGQCEELCPMEIPLALFSHAIRTEGDSVFEPKLGKAPYTN, encoded by the coding sequence ATGGCAGCAAAAGGCGATATGTTCTACGTATGGGCGGCAGATGCCGACGTGCTAAAGAAAGGAGAGTGTGGAGGCGCGATCACCGCCCTGCAACAGTACGCCCTTAAGTCCGGCATGGTGGACGCTGTCCTTGCCGTCAGGAAGGGGCAGGACATCTACGACGCTGTGCCTGTGTTCATCACCAACCCCGACGAGGTCGCCGAGACGGCCGGATCGCTTCACTGTGGGACACTCCTGCTCTCGAAGCTGGTCAAGCAGTATCTGGACAGCAACAAGACCGCACGGCTCGGCGTCACAGTCAAAGGCTGCGACACGATGGGTCTTATTGAGCTTGCGAAGCGGAATGCGGTCGATATGGATCGCCTCCTCCTGCTTGGTGTGAACTGTGGCGGCTCGGTCAGTCCGGTCCTGGCCCGAAAGATGATCGCCGAGAAGTTCGAGGTCGACCCTGATGTGGTCCACAAAGAGGAGATCGACAAGGGTCAGTTCATCATCGAGTACGAAGGCGGCCACAAGGGCATCTCGATTGACGACCTCGAGGACTGGGGCTACGGGCGCCGGTCGAACTGCCGCCGGTGCCTCTACAAGGTTCCGCGCCAGGCCGACCTCGCCTGCGGAAACTGGGGTGTCATCGGCGATAAGGCCGGGAAGGCCACGTTCGTCGAGGTCTGCTCCGAGAAGGGCGCAAACCTGCTTGATGCCGCCGCGAAGGCCGGAGCTGTCGCCACGGGGCCCGCGAACCCGAAGGGGATCGAGATCCGCGGTAAGGTCGAGAACGCGATGCTGAAGCTCGGCAACAAGTGGCGGAAGAAAAACTTCGAAGCGCTCGCATCCGACCTCTGGGGCACCATCGCCAGCGAGACGGGCCGGTGCATCAAGTGCTACTCTTGCATCGAGAACTGTCCGGTCTGCTTCCCGGTTGCAGAGGGGCTCAGAGGGGACTCAAGGATGGTCACCTCAGGAGAGGTTCCGCCAAATCCGATGTTCCACCTGAGAAGGTTTGCACACATCTCCGACTCCTGCATCAACTGCGGCCAGTGCGAAGAGCTCTGCCCGATGGAGATCCCGCTTGCGCTCTTCTCCCATGCCATCAGGACCGAGGGTGACAGTGTATTCGAGCCTAAACTCGGGAAGGCACCCTACACCAACTAA
- the fdhF gene encoding formate dehydrogenase subunit alpha, producing the protein MELKYVQTTCPYCGTGCSFNLVVKDGKVVGTQPYTRSPVNEGRVCPKGTYAHEFVNSPDRLTKPLIKKDGKFVEATWDEAYDLIAQKFKSYKPDEFAALASARVSNEENYLLMKFTRGVMKSRHIDHCARLCHASTVAGLAASFGSGAMTNSILDIAESKCVFIIGSNTFEQHPLIGRKAMQAKLNGGKLIVFDPRYTPTAKQADLYASFYSGTDVAILNCLMGEIIRNGWEDKEWVSTRAKGYEELKAVVLKDDYLPENVSKISGIPAEQLKTAAEWIGTAESCALLYSMGITQHTVGVDNVKSTANLQMLTGNIGRRGGGVNALRGQNNVQGACDMGALPVVFTGYQKVTDPATHKKFADAWGFPDGICEPKNGYEVTVMMDVLTDNPGELKCMYIMGENPMLSDPDLNHVREAIGNLEFLVVQDIFLTETAEMADVVLPAACYAERGGTQTSTERRVQMWRKAQDPPGEAKEDWQIISELAAKMGYAKQFPYQDIEEIFNEIAAVTPSYHGMNYERLNKPEGLHWPCPTTEHPGTPILHIGKCSHPDGMGVMHAIEWKPPAEVPDEEYPYLFTTGRCIWHWHTGSMTRRSETLDAEVPTGWIEISPDDAKALGVQNKEMVRVTSRRGSIEVPAKVTPDIKNGVMFMPFHFVECAANILTHNALDPIAKIPEFKACAVKVEKITEA; encoded by the coding sequence ATGGAACTCAAGTATGTACAGACAACATGCCCGTACTGTGGTACGGGATGCAGCTTCAACCTCGTGGTGAAGGATGGAAAGGTTGTCGGCACACAACCATACACCCGCTCACCTGTCAACGAGGGTAGGGTATGCCCCAAGGGTACCTATGCTCATGAGTTCGTAAACAGCCCGGATCGTCTCACAAAACCGCTGATCAAGAAAGACGGCAAGTTTGTTGAGGCGACCTGGGACGAGGCCTACGACCTGATCGCTCAAAAGTTCAAGTCGTACAAGCCCGACGAGTTCGCTGCGCTCGCATCGGCCAGAGTCTCCAATGAGGAGAACTACCTGCTGATGAAGTTCACCCGCGGCGTCATGAAGTCACGGCACATCGACCACTGCGCCCGGCTCTGCCATGCATCCACCGTCGCGGGGCTTGCCGCATCGTTCGGGTCCGGTGCGATGACCAACTCGATTCTCGACATCGCCGAGTCGAAGTGCGTCTTCATCATCGGGTCCAACACCTTCGAGCAGCACCCGCTGATCGGCCGCAAGGCCATGCAGGCAAAGCTGAACGGCGGGAAACTCATCGTATTTGACCCGCGCTACACGCCGACCGCCAAGCAGGCGGACCTCTACGCGTCCTTCTACTCCGGCACCGACGTGGCCATCCTGAACTGCCTGATGGGAGAGATCATCAGGAACGGATGGGAGGACAAGGAATGGGTTTCGACCCGTGCAAAGGGATACGAGGAACTCAAAGCGGTCGTGCTCAAGGATGATTACCTCCCCGAGAACGTCTCGAAGATCTCCGGCATCCCGGCCGAGCAGCTCAAGACTGCAGCCGAATGGATCGGTACCGCCGAATCCTGCGCACTCCTCTACTCGATGGGAATCACCCAGCACACCGTGGGTGTTGACAACGTCAAGTCGACCGCAAACCTTCAGATGCTGACCGGAAACATCGGTAGGCGCGGCGGCGGCGTGAACGCACTCCGCGGCCAGAACAACGTGCAGGGCGCCTGTGATATGGGAGCCCTCCCGGTTGTCTTCACCGGTTACCAGAAGGTCACCGACCCGGCCACCCACAAGAAGTTCGCTGACGCCTGGGGCTTCCCCGACGGCATCTGCGAGCCGAAGAACGGCTACGAGGTCACCGTCATGATGGACGTCCTGACTGACAACCCCGGCGAACTCAAGTGCATGTACATCATGGGCGAGAACCCGATGCTCTCCGACCCGGACCTCAACCATGTCAGGGAGGCCATTGGGAACCTGGAGTTCCTGGTCGTGCAGGATATCTTCCTGACTGAGACCGCTGAGATGGCCGACGTCGTCCTGCCTGCCGCCTGCTATGCGGAACGGGGCGGCACCCAGACCAGCACCGAGCGGCGTGTTCAGATGTGGCGCAAAGCCCAGGATCCACCCGGCGAAGCGAAGGAGGACTGGCAGATCATCAGTGAACTCGCCGCAAAGATGGGTTACGCCAAGCAGTTCCCCTACCAGGACATCGAGGAGATCTTCAACGAGATCGCCGCAGTCACCCCGTCCTACCACGGCATGAACTACGAGCGGCTCAACAAGCCCGAAGGGCTCCACTGGCCCTGCCCCACCACAGAGCACCCCGGCACACCTATCCTGCATATCGGCAAGTGCTCACACCCCGACGGAATGGGCGTGATGCATGCAATCGAATGGAAACCACCTGCAGAGGTGCCCGACGAAGAGTACCCCTATCTCTTCACAACCGGACGCTGCATCTGGCACTGGCACACAGGGTCCATGACCCGCCGGTCCGAGACGCTCGATGCCGAGGTCCCCACCGGCTGGATCGAGATCAGCCCTGATGATGCAAAAGCGCTCGGCGTCCAGAACAAGGAGATGGTCCGTGTGACCTCTCGCCGCGGGTCCATTGAGGTCCCCGCAAAGGTGACTCCCGACATCAAGAACGGTGTCATGTTCATGCCGTTCCACTTCGTCGAGTGCGCGGCAAATATACTGACCCACAATGCACTCGATCCGATCGCGAAGATCCCGGAGTTCAAGGCATGTGCTGTAAAGGTTGAGAAGATTACGGAGGCCTGA